In Longimicrobiaceae bacterium, one genomic interval encodes:
- a CDS encoding glycosyltransferase family 4 protein: MPGPAEALIPAAGGACRGEDRAHVLFLAKQFPWPTNVGARQRSFHVARGLARTHEVTVAALDDPPPPEAQRAFLAASGCARVLFVPPSTCRGMQPVGAPAPRLVRALRAVRGLVRSPLPDALLYWWSDALVSELAKVRRERHVDVVFASQSWMAEHARAAGFERIVVDVDDLLSVISRQQLRQRGWYPRKPLDVLRAAQERAYERSLPLRFTRVLVAKDEDRRFFPAAVRERVAVLPNGVSVPDAPAPAPERADTLLFVGTLGYPPNVDAVTWFAREVLPLVWEARPDVRFQVAGFGSGAHLAPVLADSRCAVAESPPELAPFYAAAAVVVTPVRTGGGTRIKILEALAHGKALVSTRFGPEGLSLRGGVDLEFADTPRAMADSCLALLGDPVRRRVLGTAGRAHVAERFDWRRIEERLDSLLPLPGP, translated from the coding sequence ATGCCTGGTCCTGCGGAAGCCCTGATCCCCGCGGCGGGCGGCGCCTGCCGCGGGGAGGACCGCGCACACGTGCTCTTCCTCGCCAAGCAGTTCCCCTGGCCCACCAACGTGGGCGCGCGCCAGCGCTCCTTCCACGTGGCGCGGGGGCTGGCGCGCACGCACGAGGTGACGGTCGCCGCGCTGGACGACCCGCCGCCCCCCGAGGCGCAGCGGGCGTTCCTTGCCGCCTCGGGCTGCGCCCGGGTGCTGTTCGTCCCTCCCTCCACCTGCCGGGGGATGCAGCCCGTCGGGGCCCCCGCGCCCCGGCTGGTCCGCGCGCTGCGCGCCGTCCGGGGGCTCGTCCGCTCTCCCCTCCCCGATGCCCTGCTGTACTGGTGGTCGGACGCGCTGGTGAGCGAGCTGGCGAAGGTGCGCCGCGAGAGGCACGTCGACGTGGTCTTCGCCTCCCAGTCGTGGATGGCCGAGCACGCGCGCGCGGCCGGCTTCGAGCGCATCGTGGTGGACGTCGACGACCTGCTGAGCGTCATCTCCCGGCAGCAGCTGCGGCAGCGCGGGTGGTACCCGCGGAAGCCGCTGGACGTGCTGCGCGCCGCCCAGGAGCGCGCGTACGAGCGCTCGCTGCCGTTGCGCTTCACCCGCGTGCTCGTGGCCAAGGACGAGGACCGCCGATTCTTCCCTGCCGCGGTGCGCGAGCGCGTGGCGGTGCTCCCCAACGGCGTTTCCGTGCCGGATGCGCCGGCCCCGGCACCCGAGCGCGCCGACACGCTCCTGTTCGTGGGCACCCTGGGGTACCCGCCCAACGTGGACGCGGTGACCTGGTTTGCCCGCGAGGTGCTGCCGCTGGTCTGGGAGGCTCGCCCCGACGTGCGCTTCCAGGTGGCGGGCTTCGGCAGCGGGGCGCACCTGGCGCCGGTGCTCGCCGACTCCCGGTGCGCGGTGGCGGAGTCGCCGCCGGAGCTGGCGCCGTTCTACGCCGCGGCGGCCGTGGTCGTCACCCCGGTCCGCACGGGAGGCGGCACGCGAATCAAGATCCTGGAGGCGCTGGCGCACGGAAAGGCGCTGGTGAGCACCCGCTTCGGGCCGGAGGGGCTGTCGCTGCGCGGCGGCGTGGACCTGGAGTTCGCGGACACCCCGCGGGCCATGGCCGACAGCTGCCTGGCGCTGCTCGGGGACCCCGTCCGGCGCCGCGTGCTGGGCACGGCCGGCCGCGCCCACGTGGCGGAGCGGTTCGACTGGAGGCGGATCGAGGAGAGGCTCGATTCGCTCCTCCCGCTGCCCGGCCCCTGA
- a CDS encoding oligosaccharide flippase family protein, whose amino-acid sequence MTGKTKSLGKQSAIYGAGIIVGKLASFIMLPVYTRYLTPADYGVLELLSMTIDVIGMIAGMGIGAAVFKFYSDADDATAKNRVISTAGISTAVLGAVTAALGLLLAPLLTRLVIGEGADPLYLRIFFLTYLFQSCEHVPMMLLRARQQAGRVVTRNVARLVLNLSLSILFVVYFQMGVLGVLLSGLITGAVMAVVLSVYLVREVGLRFSADRFGAMVRFGSPMVLWTLGSFVLVFSDRFFLNHYVGTAEVGIYSLAYKFAFMLSALAFSPFDLVWDPHRYEVAKRSDAKEVYARVFLYMNVAVGLGALGISLFVKDFLGVMSDPAFLPAYRFVPLLLLAQTFSHWVSYVTLGLFVSSNTRALGHIAFLAVVSTLVLNFLLVPRFGIVGATSATVVAYALRFFWTYRSAQRHYPIQYGWGAIARLYGIFGAAVALRWAVQPDHLPGSLAWSTLLMLAATALVYRHILGPAERSWVRSFFARSRVGLALGASRA is encoded by the coding sequence ATGACCGGCAAGACAAAGAGCCTGGGGAAGCAGTCGGCGATCTACGGGGCGGGGATCATCGTGGGGAAGCTCGCCAGCTTCATCATGCTCCCCGTGTACACCCGCTATCTCACCCCGGCGGACTACGGGGTGCTGGAGCTGCTGTCGATGACCATCGACGTGATCGGGATGATCGCGGGGATGGGCATCGGTGCGGCCGTCTTCAAGTTCTACTCGGACGCGGACGACGCGACGGCCAAGAACCGGGTGATCAGCACGGCCGGCATCAGCACGGCCGTGCTCGGCGCGGTGACCGCCGCGCTCGGGCTGCTGCTCGCGCCGCTGCTCACCCGCCTCGTGATCGGCGAGGGCGCGGACCCGCTGTACCTGCGGATCTTCTTCCTCACGTACCTGTTCCAGAGCTGCGAGCACGTCCCGATGATGCTGCTCCGCGCCCGACAGCAGGCGGGGCGGGTGGTCACGCGGAACGTCGCGCGGCTGGTCCTCAACCTCTCGCTCAGCATCCTGTTCGTCGTCTACTTCCAGATGGGGGTGCTGGGCGTCCTGCTGAGCGGCCTGATCACGGGCGCCGTCATGGCGGTGGTGCTCAGCGTGTACCTGGTCCGCGAGGTGGGGCTCCGCTTCTCGGCGGACCGCTTCGGGGCGATGGTGCGCTTCGGGAGCCCCATGGTGCTCTGGACGCTGGGGAGCTTCGTCCTGGTCTTCTCGGACCGCTTCTTCCTGAACCACTACGTCGGCACCGCCGAGGTGGGGATCTATTCGCTGGCGTACAAGTTCGCCTTCATGCTGAGCGCGCTCGCGTTTTCCCCGTTCGACCTGGTGTGGGACCCGCACCGCTACGAGGTGGCGAAGCGCTCCGACGCAAAGGAGGTGTACGCGCGGGTGTTCCTCTACATGAACGTGGCGGTGGGGCTGGGGGCGCTGGGCATCTCGCTGTTCGTGAAGGACTTCCTGGGCGTGATGTCCGATCCCGCCTTCCTCCCGGCCTACCGGTTCGTTCCGCTCCTGCTCCTTGCCCAGACGTTCTCCCATTGGGTAAGCTACGTGACCCTGGGCCTCTTCGTGAGCAGCAACACTCGGGCGCTGGGGCACATCGCCTTCCTGGCGGTGGTGTCCACCCTGGTGCTGAACTTTCTCCTGGTTCCACGGTTCGGCATCGTCGGGGCGACCTCGGCCACCGTCGTCGCGTACGCGCTGCGCTTCTTCTGGACGTACCGCTCGGCCCAGCGGCACTACCCCATCCAGTACGGGTGGGGCGCCATCGCCCGGCTGTACGGGATCTTCGGCGCCGCGGTGGCGCTGCGCTGGGCCGTGCAGCCGGACCACCTCCCCGGCTCGCTCGCCTGGAGCACGCTTCTCATGCTGGCCGCGACGGCGCTGGTGTACCGGCACATCCTGGGTCCGGCGGAGCGGAGCTGGGTCCGCTCCTTCTTCGCGCGTTCGCGGGTCGGGCTCGCGCTGGGGGCGTCGCGGGCGTGA
- a CDS encoding glycosyltransferase family A protein: protein MSIIIPVYNTAAFVADALDSVLAQTFSDYEVLVVNDGSPDTELLERELEPYSERIRYLRQENAGVSTARNNALAVARGRYVAMLDSDDRWHPEYLASQVAVLDADPSVHVVYPDALRFGGGPEQRYSEQYPVGGEITFGRVLARERQVYGGVTARMDAVVAAGMYDPELRMAEDFELWLRILHRGGRIVYNDRVLAYYRYRPGSHTSSHRPMLENLARVLDKVGRTMELEPGEREVLERQRAWVHSKLALQDGKDAFRAGDIRTAVQKLREARALSTRRNLKVSLVLALLRIVPGPLRGLYLLRERLHAARSQRAATG, encoded by the coding sequence GTGAGCATCATCATCCCCGTGTACAACACGGCGGCGTTCGTGGCGGACGCGCTGGACTCCGTCCTGGCGCAGACCTTCTCGGACTACGAGGTTCTCGTGGTCAACGACGGCTCCCCCGACACGGAGCTGCTGGAGCGGGAGCTGGAGCCGTATTCGGAGCGCATCCGCTACCTCCGCCAGGAGAACGCGGGGGTCAGCACCGCCCGCAACAACGCCCTGGCCGTGGCGCGGGGGCGCTACGTGGCCATGCTCGACAGCGACGACAGGTGGCACCCGGAGTACCTCGCTTCGCAGGTGGCGGTGCTGGATGCGGACCCGTCCGTCCACGTGGTGTACCCCGACGCGCTCCGCTTCGGGGGCGGGCCGGAGCAGCGGTACTCGGAACAGTACCCGGTGGGTGGGGAGATCACCTTCGGCCGGGTGCTTGCGCGGGAGCGCCAGGTGTACGGTGGGGTGACCGCCCGCATGGACGCCGTCGTAGCGGCGGGGATGTACGACCCGGAGCTGCGGATGGCCGAGGACTTCGAGCTCTGGCTGCGGATCCTCCACCGGGGCGGCCGCATCGTGTACAACGACCGGGTGCTGGCCTACTACCGCTACCGGCCCGGCAGCCACACGAGCAGCCATCGGCCGATGCTGGAGAACCTGGCGCGGGTGCTCGACAAGGTGGGCCGCACCATGGAGCTGGAGCCCGGCGAGCGGGAGGTGCTGGAGCGGCAGCGCGCCTGGGTCCACTCGAAGCTGGCGCTCCAGGACGGCAAGGACGCCTTCCGCGCCGGGGACATTCGGACCGCCGTCCAGAAGCTGCGGGAGGCGAGGGCCCTTTCCACCCGCCGCAACCTCAAGGTGTCCCTGGTGCTCGCGCTCCTGCGGATCGTCCCCGGACCGCTGCGCGGCCTGTACCTGCTGCGCGAGCGGCTGCACGCGGCGCGCTCGCAGCGCGCCGCCACGGGGTAG
- a CDS encoding glycosyltransferase, whose amino-acid sequence MTEPRDARRRTILHLIDMAGPGGAETILFNLATGLPRERWRPVVAVSEAGWLSQALQPEGIDPLMVAPQRAFDLPYLRALLGVVRRHRVELIHAHLLGPSVYGSLAGRLSGVPVVCTFHGQADVAPDESHRAAKFRIIDRRKNRVVFVSESLRRSVLGENRLDPARTRVIHNGIDARTFRPGSDSELRRELGIRPGEVLVGAVGNLRTAKAYPDLLQAAALLRQRSEMYRFVIVGDNRGRMYQDLLALRDRLGLRDSVHFAGFRDDVPRIMNNLDIYAISSHTEGFSLSTVQALACGVPTVATRCGGPEEIVEDGVSGVLVPTRDPAALAGAIHDLAGDPDRRARLARAGRAQVEERFSTEAMVASYQAVYE is encoded by the coding sequence TTGACCGAGCCGCGCGACGCACGGCGCAGGACCATACTCCACCTGATCGACATGGCGGGCCCCGGCGGGGCGGAGACCATCCTCTTCAACCTGGCCACCGGGCTCCCCCGCGAACGGTGGCGGCCGGTGGTGGCGGTGTCCGAAGCGGGGTGGCTGTCGCAGGCCCTCCAGCCGGAGGGGATCGATCCGCTGATGGTCGCCCCGCAGAGGGCGTTCGACCTCCCCTACCTGCGCGCACTGCTGGGGGTGGTGCGGCGGCACCGGGTGGAGCTGATCCACGCCCATCTCCTCGGCCCCAGCGTGTACGGGAGCCTTGCCGGGCGCCTCAGCGGCGTCCCGGTGGTCTGCACTTTTCACGGCCAGGCCGACGTGGCGCCGGACGAGTCACACCGCGCCGCCAAGTTCCGCATCATCGACCGCCGCAAGAACCGGGTCGTCTTCGTCTCCGAGTCGCTCCGGCGGAGCGTGCTCGGCGAGAACCGCCTCGACCCGGCGCGCACCCGGGTCATCCACAACGGGATCGATGCCCGGACGTTCCGCCCCGGCTCCGACTCGGAGCTGCGGCGGGAGCTGGGGATCCGGCCCGGCGAGGTGCTGGTGGGGGCGGTGGGCAACCTGCGCACGGCAAAGGCGTACCCGGACCTGCTGCAGGCGGCAGCGCTGCTGCGGCAGCGCTCCGAGATGTACCGCTTCGTCATCGTCGGAGACAACCGGGGCCGCATGTACCAGGACCTGCTCGCCCTGCGCGACCGTCTGGGCCTGCGCGACAGCGTGCACTTCGCCGGGTTCAGGGACGACGTGCCCCGGATCATGAACAACCTGGACATCTACGCGATCAGCTCGCACACGGAAGGGTTCTCCCTTTCGACCGTGCAGGCGCTCGCGTGCGGCGTGCCGACGGTGGCGACGCGCTGCGGCGGTCCGGAGGAGATCGTCGAGGACGGTGTCAGCGGGGTGCTGGTGCCCACGCGCGATCCGGCGGCGCTGGCCGGCGCGATCCACGACCTCGCCGGGGACCCGGACCGGCGCGCGCGACTCGCGCGGGCCGGACGCGCCCAGGTGGAGGAGCGCTTCAGCACCGAGGCCATGGTCGCGAGCTACCAGGCCGTGTACGAG
- a CDS encoding O-antigen ligase family protein: MWSATPLAIWNFIRKEPASFWFLNLYMFFEYVRPQQIYTSINVLPWAQSLLILAVLTALLEGKLARFPTIISALLGFYTLVLVASSVTAYSTEASFAGYSVYVNWIVVFILITNVVTTERRFFVFMLAFLLYSFKMSQHGARSWMSIGFGFRDWGATGGPGWFHNSGEFGIQMCIFFPLAAGFVIAMWKHWGKWQRLFFLLFPVTAVMSMIASSSRGALVGGALTLAWMVARSRHRFRVLVPAALAVALVVAVTPEEQKERFRSAGEDETSTTRITYWKHGLEIAADHPVLGIGYANWLPYYKSYYNPAGQLPHNIFIEAVAELGYLGLAAFVLLIGATFVVNFKTRKVLRTLPGDHAFLHQMAHGLDGALIGFLGSGFFVTVLYYPFFWINLAMTVALHVCAVNKAREIRAGGGTTASRPVPVPAHGPRTGRGGYYRSGSVA; the protein is encoded by the coding sequence CCGCAGCAGATCTACACCTCCATCAACGTTCTGCCCTGGGCGCAGTCGCTTCTCATCCTGGCGGTCCTGACCGCGCTGCTCGAGGGCAAGCTGGCCCGTTTTCCCACGATCATCTCCGCCCTGCTGGGCTTCTACACGCTGGTGCTCGTGGCGTCGTCCGTCACGGCGTACTCCACGGAGGCTTCGTTCGCGGGCTACTCCGTGTACGTGAACTGGATCGTGGTCTTCATCCTCATCACGAACGTGGTGACGACGGAGCGGCGCTTCTTCGTGTTCATGCTCGCGTTCCTCCTGTACAGCTTCAAGATGTCGCAGCACGGGGCGCGCTCCTGGATGTCGATCGGCTTCGGATTCCGCGACTGGGGTGCGACGGGCGGCCCCGGATGGTTCCACAACTCCGGCGAGTTCGGGATCCAGATGTGCATCTTCTTCCCCCTGGCGGCCGGGTTCGTCATCGCCATGTGGAAGCACTGGGGGAAGTGGCAGAGGCTCTTCTTTCTCTTGTTTCCCGTCACGGCGGTCATGAGCATGATCGCCTCCTCCTCCCGGGGTGCGCTGGTGGGGGGGGCGCTGACGCTGGCGTGGATGGTGGCACGGTCCAGGCACCGGTTCCGGGTGCTGGTGCCGGCGGCCCTCGCCGTCGCCCTGGTCGTCGCCGTGACGCCCGAGGAGCAGAAGGAGCGCTTCAGGAGCGCGGGCGAGGACGAGACGTCCACCACGCGCATCACGTACTGGAAGCACGGGCTGGAGATCGCCGCCGACCACCCGGTGCTCGGGATCGGATATGCGAACTGGCTCCCCTACTACAAGTCGTACTACAACCCGGCCGGCCAGCTCCCGCACAACATCTTCATCGAGGCGGTGGCGGAGCTCGGCTATCTGGGGCTGGCCGCGTTCGTCCTGCTGATCGGCGCGACCTTCGTGGTGAACTTCAAGACCCGCAAGGTCCTCCGGACCCTTCCCGGGGACCACGCGTTCCTTCACCAGATGGCGCATGGCCTGGACGGGGCGCTGATCGGGTTCCTCGGGAGCGGCTTCTTCGTCACCGTGCTCTACTACCCGTTCTTCTGGATCAACCTGGCCATGACGGTCGCGCTGCACGTGTGCGCCGTGAACAAGGCGCGGGAGATCCGGGCCGGCGGTGGTACGACGGCCTCCCGCCCGGTGCCTGTGCCGGCCCACGGACCCCGGACGGGGCGGGGCGGCTACTACCGGTCCGGGTCCGTGGCCTGA
- a CDS encoding class I SAM-dependent methyltransferase produces the protein MLARRHAPDDFVRWNRAHGAPFGAQLRAEGLLGRLLPRSVLTRLRGPFSIQPNNNTRAFEYPWAFHAAEPRPGLDVLEIGGGLSGFQFVLSRLGCRVVNVDPGMEATGVGWPCDAASMRRLNGLFGTTVELRNTVLEAAGLADESFDLVFSISVLEHLPEHEIANAVREAFRVLRPGGRLVMTVDLFLNIRPFTTEERNRYGTNVDLRWLLDQAPFELEQGTPAELYGFDEFSAERVLARLDELLVGDYPAAAQCLVLRKP, from the coding sequence ATGCTCGCTCGCCGCCACGCCCCCGACGACTTCGTCCGCTGGAACCGCGCCCACGGTGCTCCCTTCGGCGCGCAGCTGCGCGCCGAGGGGCTGCTCGGCCGCCTCCTTCCCCGGTCGGTCCTGACCCGGCTGCGCGGGCCGTTCTCGATCCAGCCCAACAACAACACCCGCGCATTCGAGTACCCCTGGGCCTTTCACGCGGCGGAGCCCCGGCCGGGCCTCGACGTGCTGGAGATCGGGGGGGGGCTCAGCGGCTTCCAGTTCGTGCTCTCCCGTCTGGGGTGCCGCGTGGTCAACGTCGATCCGGGAATGGAGGCCACCGGCGTCGGCTGGCCCTGCGACGCCGCGTCCATGCGGCGCCTGAACGGGCTGTTCGGGACGACCGTGGAGCTGCGCAACACCGTGCTCGAAGCCGCGGGCCTGGCGGACGAGTCGTTCGACCTGGTCTTCAGCATCAGCGTGCTGGAGCATCTCCCCGAGCATGAGATCGCCAACGCGGTCCGCGAGGCTTTCCGGGTGCTCCGGCCCGGCGGCCGCCTGGTGATGACCGTGGACCTGTTCCTCAACATCAGGCCGTTCACCACGGAGGAGCGGAACCGCTACGGCACGAACGTGGACCTCCGCTGGCTGCTCGATCAGGCGCCGTTCGAGCTGGAGCAGGGCACTCCCGCGGAGCTGTACGGCTTCGACGAGTTCTCCGCCGAGAGGGTGCTCGCCCGGCTGGACGAGCTGCTCGTCGGCGACTACCCGGCTGCGGCGCAATGCCTGGTCCTGCGGAAGCCCTGA